A segment of the Siphonobacter curvatus genome:
CGTACGCGAAAAAATGCTGATCAATGGTATAAGATCCTGGTCAAGCAGAAGCGTATTGATTAGGTAAGTGAAGAAGGACCGAATCGGCCCGTTTTCCGTTTAAAGGAATTTGAAGGTGTAAAAAACGGGGTTGAGGGGCAGTTTACAAAACTTTTGGTGTGACGAAAGTATGAAGATTGAAAACAAAAAAGCCTGCTTCAGCTGAAGCAGGCTTTAAGTGGTCGCGTAGGGATTCGAACCCCAAACCTTCTGATCCGTAGTCAGATGCTCTATCCAATTGAGCTACGCAACCGATACTCGATTACTGTTTTGGAATGTCGGACGGGTGGTGTAACCATTTTCCAACGGTAGTGGTCGCGTAGGGATTCGAACCCCAAACCTTCTGATCCGTAGTCAGATGCTCTATCCAATTGAGCTACGCAACCGTCTTTTGATCGTTTGATACTGGGTATCTTTCCGATCGGGAATGCAAAAGTAGTGACTTCAAGAGGCTTTGTCAAGCTTTCCCTGCAGCCTTTTTTTAAATAATTTACTTTTTGCTGAGTTTCAGGGCGTTGGTGTAATGGTCAATAATGCGTTTGCTCCGCAGGTACCGACCTACATTGAACGCATCATAATTCGCCGCCGTCGGGTCCACGCTACTGACCATGACGTAATTGGAAGCGTGAATGAACTGGTTTTCGCCCAGCCACATCGCCACGTGTACCACCTTCTCAGTACCGTCCTCGTTGTGTTTTCCAAAGAACAACAAATCACCGGGCCGTAACTTCGACCAGTCTTTTTCCGCATCGACCAGCATTCCGGAGTATACCTGCTGGGACGCGTCCCGGGGGAGTTGGACGCCGTTCAGAAAATACACCGTTTTCGTAAAGCCACTGCAATCGACTCCTTTAAACGAAGTACCGCCCCAGAGGTAAGGTAGTCCCATGAGTTTTTTGGACGTACTCACCAGCGAAGTTTCCGAAATCCGTACCGAAGCCAGCCAGTCGGCGTAAAAACGGGCGTCCGTCTTTTTGATATACGCTTTCCGGCCATCGGGGTACGCTACTTCATAAAAGGAACCTTTCTCGCCTTGGTACGCCAGCAAATCGCCGGCGACAATATCCGATACCGTCTGGCTGTCCGTATTCGGTTCACTGTACGTAAAACCGTAGGGCGTCAGGTACAAGAGCTTGCGGGTCTTCTCCCAGGCTTCGGCCTCGGCTTTCGTAACCAGCTGGATGGAGCCATGATCAACCCAAGAAATGTACTGATCGGGCGTCTGTACGCGGTACCAGCCATTTTCCTGTTCGTAGACGTTCAGTGGCGTACCCAGCAGGGCCTGCGTCGCCAGTTCGGCCGCGTGTTTGGGAGCGGAACGAATGTTACACACCGAAACGCGAACGATGGCCTGCGTTTTCTCACCCAGTTCGGCGGAGGGCAGTACCTGCATGTCGTCCTGGACCGAAGTGCCCGCGGCTTTCAGTTCAGCGAGCAGGGCCTGATGGGCTTCCAGACTGCTGGTCTTACCCCTTACGTGCCCGTCTTCGGTCGCTTCTACCTGAAAAATGACGGTTCGTTTATCGGGGGCATACTGCTGCTGGACTTTGGCAATAATCTCGTTCATCGGGGTATGCTGAGCCATCGCGGACCATGCGGTCAGGCAAAGACCCAGGGTTAGGATTTTCTTCATCAGTTCAAGAAAGATAAGAAGGACGGCATCGTCTACGCACGGTTAACGATGTTAAGCTTCCGTCTGTTCACTCGCTACACTGGCCCTGACTTCGTACGCTCGACAGGCCCCCGCGATACGGCTAATATCCGAAGGCTCGTGCAGGGGCGTAATGACCAGCCGCGTAATGGCGGGATCATTAGGGCCGGGGTAGGGGAAACAGGCCGTTAGAATTCCCGCTTCGCGTAGATACTCGTGCAGGCCAGGCTGTGCCGTGGTGAAGGCCGGATACGCCGGCAGCCAGTGAAAGAGTCGTATCGACGCTCCCAGTTCCTCAACAAACTGATCCACCCGCTGGCTGAGCAATTGATGGGCTTCATCGTACAGTCCCAGCGATTGCGTGAACGCCCAGAGGTTGGCCGGATTTGCCGGACTGGCTCCACTAAACATCGGAAAGTGACGGATTGCCCCCATCACCTCTACTGGTCCGGCCAGTACGCCCGCTGGCACGCTCAGGGCTTTATTCAGAGAGGCGACGTATAACAGTCGTACGTTCGCGGGTGCGGACAATTGCGAATAAATCCCCCGGCCCTGAGAAAACACCCCTAGACCGTGCGAATCGTCGACCACGACCGTGATCCGGGCTTCGGTGGGTAAGTGATTCATCCAGTCGAAGGGAACCAGTCGGGTATGCGGGGAACCCACGGAATCGGTCACGATCACTACCTCCGGTGCCTGCGACTGCCGAATGCGTTCGGGCAGCTCAGCGAACCAGGTTTCGTACGATTCCGTAGCGGGAAGGAAATCATCCGCCCAAAGAGCCGGATGGACATTGGGTGCGTATAAAACCAGAACGCCCGGTTGCGAAAAGGTTAACCATTTCAGGATTACCTGTCCCGCCATCATACCCGACGAAACGGTCAGGGCCGCCGGAGCACCCATCCATTGAGCGAGTACGCGTTCGGCCTCCTCATAAATCGCCAGGCGAAGCGTATTGTTCCGGGAACTACCCCAGTTGATACCCACCCGACGGATGCCCTCCAGTACCCGCTCAATAAAGACCGGGTTTCGGCTCATGCCCAGGTACGAAGTGCCGCTGCACCAGAGGAATTCCCGCTGGTCGAGTACGACGGTTCGCCCCGGAAGTTCGTCCGTATAAAACATAAACGTTACATTTAAATCCTACGAATGCTTGCTCTGAAACCGTGTTAGCGATTCAATAAGCGGGCTCCCGTACCATTTTCTTCAGCGTAAATCACCTTGCCGTATTCAATCGATACACCCGTAGACAAATCGTCGTCAACGAGCAGAATACCGTCCATATCCACGTAATCGAGCAAAGGCAACAACTGGGCAATGGCCGAGCAGCCAATGTTCGATTCGGTCATGCAACCCACCATCACCTTCAGGCCCAGTTGGCGGGCGTGGGCAATCATGCGGCGGGCGGGCGTCAGGCCCCCACACTTCATCAGTTTAATATTGATACCGTGAAAAAATCCGTAACAACGGGCCACGTCGGCTTCCACGATACAGCTTTCGTCGGCAATCAGCGGGAGGGCTGATTCTTCAAATACCCGTTTCATACCTTCCCAGTTGGTGGCTTTCATGGGCTGTTCGATGAATTCAACACCCAGTTCTTTCAACGCCCGCGAATTTTGAAGAGTTTCTTCCACATCCCAGGCCGTATTGGCATCCACCCGAAATACCGCGTCCGTGTGCTTCCGTAGTTCCTGAATGATTGCAATATCTTCCTTGGTCCCCAGCTTGACTTTGTAGAGCGGAAAGGGCATTTCCTTCATCTTCTCCACCATCTTTTCCAGGGTATCCATACCGATGGTGTAGTCAGTGATGGGATTATCGGAGGGGTCCAGCCCCCAGACCTCGTACAGTTTTTTGCCCGCTTTCTTCGCGTACAAATCGTTATAGGCCACATCCAGTGCACATAGGGCAAAGGGATGATCATTACGCAAATGCGGCTCGATGAAGTCGAAAAATTCTTCGGGTGTACCTCCGGCGTAGTTTTCGATGAGCGTACGTACGGCTTCCAGTTGGGCCATCATGCCTTCGATGTAAACGCCGTAATAGGTGGTTTCAGTAGCTTCGCCGTAGCCGGAATAGTCACCGTCCTGAAGTTCAACAATGAGCGTAGGCTGCTCGTTTCGGGATTCGTGCGTAATCGTAAAGGTGTGGCGTAGCCGCAAGGTGTGAGCGTGAAGAAGCAGTTTCAATGGAATAGAAGGATAAAAGACGAATAGAAATAAGCAGTAATAAGACCCTAAACGTTAGCTTCGGTTTAAAGCCTTGATTGCATGAACTAGGGAACAAAATTGTGCAATTTTATTGAAAGGGCAGGTATTATTTGGTATTTACTTGATTTGTACGATGCTTTCTTTGGAAGGTACAAAAGGCATTGAAGTTGAACTTCTGAGAATCAGAATGATTCCCGTATTTTTGTAAAAAGTAAACATGTCATTCCTTCCCTCCGCCATAATTAATCAATGAACTCGTGAAAACCATCGAAAGTCCGATTCCCGTTCAAAACCGAAAAGCTGAAAAACAATTTCATTTCTGGCAGTCTGTTGTCGCCTTTTGCACGTACGCTTTGTTGCTGGTATGCCTACTAGGGCGTCTGGGAAGCCACTTCTTTTTCTTCGAATTGTTCAGCCATTTTTCCGCCCAGTGTCTAGCCATTGCCGGATTCCTGTTCATCTACTGGATTCTTTTTCGGAACCGACTATACGCGGTGGCCTTATTCAGTGTCCTGCTGAATGCCTGGCTGGTACTGCCCTGGGTGACGAGTAAGACCCCGGCGGCGGAGCCGGCCGATTTGCGAATCATGCATACTAATGTGCTCTTTACGAATCTGGAGTACGACGCTATTCTGGAAAGCATTCGCCGCGAAAACGCCGACATTGTACTCATTGCCGAGGCTACGCCACCCTTATTCCAAAAATTTCGCCAGGAACTGCACCGCGAGTATCCGTACGGGTATCTGGTGTATTCCAAAACGCATTGTTACGTAGCCATTGGCAGCCGAACCCCCCTGCGGGTCAACCACGCCGCGGTGACTGCCAATCGAATGCTACACGTGCATACTACGGTAAAGGGCCGTGAAATTGCCCTGATTTCAGTACACCCGAAGACGCCGCTCAATCCCACCTGGTTTGAAAGCCGGAACGAACGACTGCAATACGCGTTCGATCAAGCAGCGAAGGAATCGGTTCCGACCATTCTGGCGGGTGATTTTAATGTCAGTGTGTTCTCGCCCGTGTACCGTTCGCTGGTGGCATCTTCGGGGATGCAGGCTTCCCGCAAGGGGTTTGGCATCAGCCCAACGTACCGCAATGGCTATGGCCCCCTGATGATTCCCATCGACCACGTGCTGACCAACAAAGGCTTCCGAACGGTAGGTTTCCGTACCTTGGATATGAAAGAGTCCGATCACAAAGCCATTGTAGCCGATCTGAAATTTCAGTAAGCCCGGTAAAAGGAAAAGCCCCATGAAGGGGCTTTTTTCGTAATAGAGCAGATAGGAAGCGTTGAAAACCAATATTATTGAGCCGGTGTAAAGCGAACCTGAATGATACTGTAGTATAGCGTCGTCAGGCCTTCGTAGCCCGAATCCGTACCGACGACGAGAAATAACTCACCTTTGGCGTTGGATGTAGCCTGAAATGATTTTGTGTTACTCCGCTGAATAAGCTTGTAAACGGGATCGGTTGACTTAGTAGCAATATCTCCCAGAATAATCATGTCTTTTCCTTCGTTGGCCTGATTCCCTTTATCCAGGTTGAAGACATACTGGGTTCCTTCGAGCTTCGTAACGGGTTCAGTACCCGTTGCTCCGGCTTTCAGATAGACCGAATGGGCGGGAGAACCACCCACGCCTACACTGCCTTCGGCAGCATTGGAAGCCAGTTCAACGAAGAACTCCACGTTGTACTTTGTGTTGGGAGCAAAGTTGGAAACGCGTTGGTAAATGTACATGAACATATCGTCGCTACGGTTGTACGCCGAAAGCATAAAACCCGATTTGGTAGTGTCCAGGGGAGCCGGTAATTTCCGGGAACCCGACCGCATTTGAATGGAACTGGTGTCAGTTTGCGTGGAGTATTCGGCAAAACCCGCCTTCCATTCCTGGCCGACGCCCTTCGTAAAATCCGTCGACATTAATAAAAAAGGAGTTGAACTCTCTTTGCTGCAACTCATGATTCCGGCGGCCAAGAACCACACGCATAGCCATTTCGTCAGTTTCATGGAATAGTCGTTAGTTAAAATAAATACGTAATCTCGCACTGATGCAGTGGCAGACGGTAAGGTCTGAAAAAGCTTTCTACGTTTGATGACCCGGTTTTAAAAGGCCGGGTTGGAAAAGGACTGAAAATATCGGGAGCAGAAAAGAAGGGCAAGTTTATTATTAAAAGGTAAATGGCTGTAAGTCAGAGTTATTTAACAACGAATGGAGTTTTTGATTTTTTTTAAAAACTTCATTTGTTACTTGGGCTGGATCCGATGCATAATTTCGTAACACGCCCGACTGTTGTGATAGGGGCACTTCCAGGCGTTGATTTTATCGGCTTTCAACGAAGGATGATGAGCGGCATCGGTTTTCTCGTACCATTCGCCGTTTTTCGTATCGAGTAAGTACGTTTTGATGAACTCCCAGCTTTTGCGGGCTTTTTCGAGAAAATGTTGCTTGCCCGACAACTGATAAGCGTTGTAATAACCCACCAGTTGCTCGCTCAGTACCCACCAGCTCCGGTCTTCGTTTCTATGCCCGGTTTCAGGATTGTATTCGTAGGTGAGGGCTCCGTCGGGGTTGAGACCTTCCAGCGTTACCGTCGCCATTTTTAAACTCAACTCTTTCGTCTTGGCCAGTAAGGCTTTGTCGTTCAGTACTTCAGCGGTTTCGTAGAGTAGCCAGGAAGCTTCAATATCATGCCCGTAGGATACTTCCGAAGAGCGTACCTGCCAGTCTTCCGTAAAGAACAATCGCATGTGGTACGTTGTAGGGTCGATGATGTGCTGCATGAAATCATGTTCTAGCATCGAACGGACGTGTTTTTGTACACTCGCATCGGGCCAGATCCGATACAGATTCGTGAAGGGCTCGATCAGATGCAAATGCGTATTCATGGACTTGCGGAGTTCGCCTTTACTTAAAATGTACTCGTCCGTATTGGACCAATCCTGATGGAACGCCTCAATGAATCCACCGTTTTTAGGATCGTACGCCCGCTCAACCAGCGTACGAAATAATTGCTGAGCGGCTGTTAAGGCCTCGACCTGTTTCGTAGCCCGGTAGTACTCACTCAGACCGTACAAGGCGAAACCCTG
Coding sequences within it:
- a CDS encoding C40 family peptidase encodes the protein MKKILTLGLCLTAWSAMAQHTPMNEIIAKVQQQYAPDKRTVIFQVEATEDGHVRGKTSSLEAHQALLAELKAAGTSVQDDMQVLPSAELGEKTQAIVRVSVCNIRSAPKHAAELATQALLGTPLNVYEQENGWYRVQTPDQYISWVDHGSIQLVTKAEAEAWEKTRKLLYLTPYGFTYSEPNTDSQTVSDIVAGDLLAYQGEKGSFYEVAYPDGRKAYIKKTDARFYADWLASVRISETSLVSTSKKLMGLPYLWGGTSFKGVDCSGFTKTVYFLNGVQLPRDASQQVYSGMLVDAEKDWSKLRPGDLLFFGKHNEDGTEKVVHVAMWLGENQFIHASNYVMVSSVDPTAANYDAFNVGRYLRSKRIIDHYTNALKLSKK
- a CDS encoding aminotransferase class I/II-fold pyridoxal phosphate-dependent enzyme, whose product is MFYTDELPGRTVVLDQREFLWCSGTSYLGMSRNPVFIERVLEGIRRVGINWGSSRNNTLRLAIYEEAERVLAQWMGAPAALTVSSGMMAGQVILKWLTFSQPGVLVLYAPNVHPALWADDFLPATESYETWFAELPERIRQSQAPEVVIVTDSVGSPHTRLVPFDWMNHLPTEARITVVVDDSHGLGVFSQGRGIYSQLSAPANVRLLYVASLNKALSVPAGVLAGPVEVMGAIRHFPMFSGASPANPANLWAFTQSLGLYDEAHQLLSQRVDQFVEELGASIRLFHWLPAYPAFTTAQPGLHEYLREAGILTACFPYPGPNDPAITRLVITPLHEPSDISRIAGACRAYEVRASVASEQTEA
- a CDS encoding dipeptide epimerase — encoded protein: MKLLLHAHTLRLRHTFTITHESRNEQPTLIVELQDGDYSGYGEATETTYYGVYIEGMMAQLEAVRTLIENYAGGTPEEFFDFIEPHLRNDHPFALCALDVAYNDLYAKKAGKKLYEVWGLDPSDNPITDYTIGMDTLEKMVEKMKEMPFPLYKVKLGTKEDIAIIQELRKHTDAVFRVDANTAWDVEETLQNSRALKELGVEFIEQPMKATNWEGMKRVFEESALPLIADESCIVEADVARCYGFFHGINIKLMKCGGLTPARRMIAHARQLGLKVMVGCMTESNIGCSAIAQLLPLLDYVDMDGILLVDDDLSTGVSIEYGKVIYAEENGTGARLLNR
- a CDS encoding endonuclease/exonuclease/phosphatase family protein, translated to MKTIESPIPVQNRKAEKQFHFWQSVVAFCTYALLLVCLLGRLGSHFFFFELFSHFSAQCLAIAGFLFIYWILFRNRLYAVALFSVLLNAWLVLPWVTSKTPAAEPADLRIMHTNVLFTNLEYDAILESIRRENADIVLIAEATPPLFQKFRQELHREYPYGYLVYSKTHCYVAIGSRTPLRVNHAAVTANRMLHVHTTVKGREIALISVHPKTPLNPTWFESRNERLQYAFDQAAKESVPTILAGDFNVSVFSPVYRSLVASSGMQASRKGFGISPTYRNGYGPLMIPIDHVLTNKGFRTVGFRTLDMKESDHKAIVADLKFQ
- a CDS encoding AGE family epimerase/isomerase, which gives rise to MFTLPAMLQEVQQEFRRIFQYWETHDVDPRGGFYGRVDAQNRPDPAADKSIVLNARILWSFSNAYRVTKNPAYRTLADRAFAYIQQYFMDAKHGGVYWSVQADGTPRVTTKQLYGQGFALYGLSEYYRATKQVEALTAAQQLFRTLVERAYDPKNGGFIEAFHQDWSNTDEYILSKGELRKSMNTHLHLIEPFTNLYRIWPDASVQKHVRSMLEHDFMQHIIDPTTYHMRLFFTEDWQVRSSEVSYGHDIEASWLLYETAEVLNDKALLAKTKELSLKMATVTLEGLNPDGALTYEYNPETGHRNEDRSWWVLSEQLVGYYNAYQLSGKQHFLEKARKSWEFIKTYLLDTKNGEWYEKTDAAHHPSLKADKINAWKCPYHNSRACYEIMHRIQPK